Proteins encoded in a region of the Verrucomicrobiota bacterium genome:
- a CDS encoding Ig-like domain-containing protein → MSLFRSHLNASLFFSAFLLLSSTSQAAVTDFPVLNPDHPTFGLLYSNVNIGNTTIPSSTWPHANETLNAAYAYLHPQSPYRFNTLYLDRLKILLDARFDEYLSGDGLGDMSGCFQASYAYMLLKHHSPSDLTAAEISKWEEALIAFTDHQLSSRPELYDDYIVADSWHNGDIRMAMAVFFTGVVTSNTLYQNKGADAIDLYLTQCVVGDGAIHKSGFQNESASYRNWNIYFMLWWWTITGSPEMKAALDKTIPWVPLSVEPSGFPEQSTSVAVKHMYNGGRGQQAALITAYLYGDRYNYFFGQDVENELHDEWSILFAVYYNGGQIVPETPPSEFILYDRAILGPRIRTPEWLAVATSRNPQIPAPDHPDKGYEGKQTGRNTFVGAAALGPWSNNTSLKAALDGVAVEFKNKTGVTTDWARSNRDGGKYRFLAQDEQTYAIVRKNFGTLSTSYRISERVTGGSTPSWGPGTDWLGEQLWLLTKERVVGLVQIHNDAADQVYGLDTRIVLVGGRKPILGSYLDVVEVATDDFEFGELQVRVPQTTFTGPRSVQRTTVYGSNTDDDYTALLRLHDAADQNDDTLISYPAGTRRWAVVECTRKDTGYAVSAINVLPENSNVAVLQVIEGDRRFRLVQNLTGSNRSYTGNFWGAADGDASLHKSWTEVVEDVTPAPGSAVAMNVQLPAFGHAVVVSSDNPLDHSNEVDFYEDVFTEGNSIAALDQEVSVPQETQVGIRLESLGGTEVPSYAIKTPPANGTLIGTPPIVAYTPDLGFIGTDTFTFEVTNGEGDGDEGTVTLLVSDQDVVDVWYPSGQDVDRTFTNMTDKGFTLLFHDQSDNRGDVAAVTDFETPITLDEYGQRTMFLSFRISDITTSAGNENLLRIGFRNDDSGKTFDATLHYVFGYGSPGNFHDVRFAGNSDTAHFFSGGSTQDQGDLPDANALFTGNSSEIELQLTYLRNNGNGTHDYRATVFWDGQKHSSSTITRNTDTWDSAYVQANNPIFQVAGDGFTISDTVVGTRSESYFDLSYQYWAEEENLQATDLTTDFDEDKASDFMEFALGGVPTLPGHRSVIDLSVAASNGQTTFSFPRLKYYDALQTHYVVKTSHDLVDWEAVSVVPTVEPLNEKFDLVTITLPMLNESRAFFKLEIVPPN, encoded by the coding sequence GTGAGTCTCTTTAGATCGCACTTGAATGCTTCGCTCTTTTTCTCTGCCTTTTTGCTTCTCAGCTCAACGTCACAGGCAGCGGTAACGGACTTTCCTGTTCTCAATCCTGATCACCCGACCTTCGGGCTGCTTTATAGTAATGTGAACATTGGGAACACGACGATTCCTAGTAGCACCTGGCCTCACGCCAACGAAACGCTCAATGCTGCCTATGCCTATCTCCACCCACAAAGCCCCTACCGCTTCAACACACTCTACCTGGACCGGCTAAAGATTCTTCTCGATGCCCGATTCGATGAGTACCTATCTGGGGACGGCCTTGGCGATATGTCGGGTTGTTTTCAGGCTTCCTACGCTTACATGCTGCTCAAGCATCATAGCCCGTCCGATCTGACGGCAGCGGAAATTTCCAAATGGGAGGAAGCCCTGATTGCGTTCACCGACCATCAGCTTTCTAGCCGCCCTGAGCTCTACGACGACTACATCGTCGCCGATTCCTGGCATAACGGCGATATCCGCATGGCCATGGCCGTTTTTTTCACCGGCGTTGTCACTTCGAATACGCTGTATCAAAACAAGGGGGCCGACGCGATTGATCTCTACCTCACCCAATGCGTGGTTGGCGACGGTGCGATCCACAAGTCAGGCTTTCAGAACGAGAGTGCCAGCTATCGGAATTGGAATATCTACTTCATGCTATGGTGGTGGACGATCACAGGATCCCCGGAGATGAAAGCAGCTCTGGATAAAACGATCCCATGGGTCCCTCTCTCGGTGGAGCCAAGTGGTTTTCCCGAGCAGTCGACCTCCGTCGCGGTGAAGCACATGTATAACGGCGGCCGAGGACAGCAAGCTGCTTTGATTACAGCCTACCTCTACGGGGATCGCTACAACTACTTTTTCGGACAGGACGTTGAAAATGAACTCCACGATGAATGGAGCATCCTCTTTGCTGTCTACTACAATGGAGGGCAAATCGTTCCAGAGACTCCGCCCTCTGAGTTTATCCTTTACGATCGCGCTATTCTAGGTCCGCGAATCCGAACGCCCGAATGGCTGGCCGTAGCCACCTCCCGCAATCCTCAGATCCCAGCACCCGATCACCCGGACAAGGGTTACGAAGGAAAGCAGACCGGAAGAAATACTTTCGTCGGGGCAGCAGCTCTCGGCCCCTGGTCGAACAATACGTCGCTCAAAGCCGCCCTCGACGGCGTGGCCGTTGAATTCAAAAACAAGACGGGCGTTACGACGGATTGGGCCCGCAGTAATCGCGATGGGGGTAAATATCGCTTTCTCGCCCAGGACGAACAGACCTACGCCATCGTTCGCAAGAACTTCGGAACCCTCAGCACCTCCTATCGTATCTCCGAGCGGGTTACCGGTGGATCTACCCCCAGCTGGGGGCCCGGAACCGATTGGTTGGGAGAGCAGCTGTGGCTCTTGACGAAGGAACGCGTCGTCGGGCTGGTCCAGATTCACAACGATGCGGCTGATCAGGTCTACGGACTGGACACCCGTATCGTCCTTGTCGGTGGGAGAAAGCCGATTTTGGGATCTTATCTCGACGTCGTGGAAGTCGCCACGGACGATTTTGAGTTCGGCGAGCTTCAAGTCCGCGTGCCGCAGACGACCTTCACGGGTCCGCGCTCGGTTCAGCGGACGACCGTTTACGGCTCGAACACAGATGACGACTACACCGCGCTCCTCCGCTTGCACGATGCAGCGGATCAAAACGATGACACCTTGATTTCCTACCCGGCGGGAACGCGACGCTGGGCCGTCGTCGAGTGCACGCGCAAGGACACGGGCTACGCCGTTTCGGCGATCAACGTTTTGCCGGAGAACAGCAACGTCGCGGTGCTTCAAGTCATCGAGGGGGATCGCCGTTTTCGCCTCGTGCAGAATCTCACCGGCTCGAATCGGTCCTACACGGGAAATTTTTGGGGTGCCGCAGACGGAGACGCGTCCCTCCACAAGAGCTGGACCGAAGTCGTTGAAGACGTCACCCCGGCACCCGGAAGCGCTGTTGCGATGAATGTCCAGCTCCCGGCCTTTGGCCATGCGGTCGTTGTCAGTAGTGACAATCCATTAGATCACTCCAACGAGGTCGATTTCTATGAAGATGTATTCACAGAGGGAAATTCGATTGCCGCACTCGATCAGGAGGTGTCTGTCCCGCAGGAAACGCAGGTGGGGATCCGGCTGGAGTCACTCGGAGGCACTGAAGTGCCCTCCTATGCAATCAAGACTCCTCCTGCGAACGGTACTTTGATCGGCACGCCTCCGATCGTTGCTTACACGCCGGATCTTGGCTTTATCGGAACCGACACGTTTACCTTTGAAGTGACAAACGGGGAAGGAGATGGCGACGAAGGTACCGTGACGCTCCTCGTGAGCGATCAGGATGTGGTCGATGTTTGGTATCCATCCGGCCAGGACGTGGATCGGACGTTTACGAATATGACCGACAAGGGGTTTACCCTTCTTTTTCACGACCAATCCGATAACCGGGGGGATGTCGCCGCGGTGACCGATTTCGAAACACCGATCACGTTGGATGAGTATGGGCAGCGAACTATGTTCCTATCTTTTCGGATCAGCGACATCACGACCTCTGCCGGAAATGAGAATCTTCTGCGAATCGGATTCCGCAACGATGACTCCGGTAAGACCTTCGATGCCACTCTCCACTACGTCTTTGGTTATGGCTCTCCGGGAAATTTTCATGATGTTCGTTTCGCTGGCAACTCCGACACGGCCCACTTTTTCTCTGGCGGGAGCACGCAGGATCAAGGCGATCTCCCTGATGCGAATGCGCTCTTCACTGGAAACTCCAGTGAGATTGAGCTTCAGCTGACTTATCTGAGGAACAACGGAAACGGCACCCACGATTATCGGGCGACGGTTTTCTGGGACGGGCAAAAGCACTCCAGCTCGACCATTACCCGAAACACGGACACCTGGGATAGTGCCTACGTCCAGGCGAATAACCCGATCTTTCAGGTCGCTGGTGATGGATTCACGATTTCGGACACGGTCGTTGGGACGAGAAGTGAGTCGTATTTCGATCTCTCCTACCAATATTGGGCGGAGGAAGAGAATCTTCAGGCGACTGATTTAACAACGGATTTCGACGAGGACAAGGCGTCCGACTTCATGGAATTTGCTCTCGGAGGCGTCCCAACCCTGCCGGGACATCGATCCGTCATTGATTTGTCGGTTGCCGCAAGTAACGGGCAAACAACATTTTCTTTTCCTCGACTCAAATACTACGATGCCCTCCAGACGCACTACGTCGTCAAGACATCCCACGACCTTGTTGATTGGGAAGCTGTATCGGTGGTTCCAACGGTCGAGCCTCTGAATGAAAAGTTCGACCTCGTGACGATCACGCTCCCGATGCTCAACGAGTCCCGAGCCTTCTTCAAACTGGAGATCGTTCCTCCG
- a CDS encoding Ig-like domain-containing protein, giving the protein MSLNLCNGLGVLLFVAANSTCFSSRVLDFPRLNPDSPIFSQLYSDVQVGNDSATGTGFNEGFECINAAYAYLHPQSPHQNNPAYLARLLVLLEARISRWENGQDLRDISGTFGTSYAYMLLKHHSPEDITSQQQAEWDRGIDKMCAEILEDSLLFDDHILASLWLNGEIRLALGVYCGGVALGNVDYQTKAQEAIDLVMSQAVVGDGASHYVGFNNEVATYRDTTINSFVWWWTLTGSPEIKAALNKTIPYVPMSVEPSGFQEQSTGIPYKHQYNGLRGLRASLMTAYLYGDRYNYYFGSDVENRYSAEYSILDAVYYQPGLSPQTPPSDFIVYDRAIMGPRGRWDDWAFVANGRNPQTPEPDHLNEGYEGTMIGKNTFVGALALGAWDNNTSLKAALDSVCVEFKNKAGQAIDLARSFGDGGIYRFLAQDEQTETVTRNTFGTLSTVYRLSDRVSAPASPTWGSGTDWIGKQLWLLTEDRLVGLVQIENEVEDTVYGLNARFVLVGGRINILGQYHELVEVVPDEVYDYGELSLRIHNENFGGGTSTTYQGITNRNELNADDRTAVLRLHDAQDTQNDTQISYPAGTRRYALVECIRSGNSFASKVENLLPNDPNFAVIEVTELSRKFRLIQNLTAGPLVYTGDIESEGSTTATLHRSWSETVDLLLTNGAGQTTLPMNLQVPAYGHAVVVVSSESRDHDGNTLFYEDLFTEGDTILAFDQTLETQEDTQLAILLDGFTGQETPTFALTSFPANGTLAGVPPVLAYRSNVGFTGTDSFTFSVTNSEGINDEGTVMIEVEEKNEKSAWYPSGSDIDRTFSNMDQTGFTLVFHDESDDRGDVAAVTDFDTPITLDYFDNKTLTFSFSIKDITTTVGAANLLRVGFRNNDSGSTFDATIHFIFGYGAPGDRRDVRFAGKSNTSHFFTGGPTQDMRSIPEANPLFTGNSSEITLSLTYLSSNGDGTHDYEARIEWDGGSHTSTTITRNTDTWDSAYIQANNPLFQVAGDGFTISDTEIFVEAPSFFELAYDHWLESYGISSSSEGSNFDQDEASDLTEFLLGGNPVNPYHSAYGPLSISSSGSIVTVSFPQRRFSSELGFDYLLKSSTDLVTWETVLTVPATAPLTDGFELSSVLIPLSTNQKEFFRLEVDFSD; this is encoded by the coding sequence ATGAGTTTGAATTTGTGCAATGGGCTTGGAGTCCTTCTTTTTGTTGCTGCAAACTCGACGTGTTTTTCCTCGAGGGTCCTTGATTTTCCGAGACTAAATCCGGACTCGCCAATCTTTTCTCAGCTCTACTCGGATGTCCAAGTCGGAAACGATTCGGCAACAGGTACCGGTTTCAACGAAGGCTTTGAATGCATCAATGCGGCCTACGCCTACCTCCACCCTCAGAGCCCACACCAGAACAATCCGGCTTATCTGGCGCGTCTCCTTGTATTATTGGAGGCTCGGATCTCCAGATGGGAAAATGGTCAGGACCTGAGGGATATTTCGGGTACCTTTGGGACGAGCTACGCCTACATGCTGCTCAAGCATCATAGTCCCGAAGACATCACGAGTCAGCAGCAGGCTGAGTGGGATCGAGGTATCGACAAGATGTGTGCGGAGATCCTCGAGGATTCACTTCTTTTCGACGATCACATCCTTGCATCGCTATGGCTCAATGGAGAGATTCGGCTGGCTCTTGGCGTTTACTGTGGTGGCGTGGCCCTCGGAAACGTTGACTATCAAACGAAAGCGCAGGAGGCGATTGATCTGGTCATGAGTCAAGCAGTCGTTGGCGATGGGGCTTCCCACTACGTCGGTTTCAACAATGAAGTGGCGACTTACCGGGATACCACGATCAATTCGTTCGTCTGGTGGTGGACTTTGACCGGTTCTCCTGAAATCAAAGCAGCCCTCAACAAAACCATACCTTATGTGCCTATGTCCGTCGAGCCCTCCGGTTTTCAGGAGCAATCGACCGGGATTCCTTACAAGCACCAGTATAACGGGCTACGTGGCCTGAGAGCTTCATTAATGACTGCCTACCTCTATGGGGACAGGTACAATTATTACTTCGGTTCTGACGTCGAGAATCGCTACAGTGCCGAATACTCGATTCTCGACGCGGTTTATTATCAGCCGGGTCTGAGCCCTCAGACGCCGCCGAGTGATTTCATTGTCTACGATCGCGCGATCATGGGACCCCGTGGACGTTGGGATGACTGGGCTTTTGTCGCCAACGGGCGTAACCCTCAGACACCCGAGCCTGACCATCTGAACGAGGGCTACGAAGGAACCATGATCGGGAAGAACACCTTTGTTGGTGCGCTGGCTCTGGGCGCATGGGATAACAACACGTCGCTCAAGGCAGCCCTCGACAGCGTCTGCGTCGAATTCAAGAACAAAGCGGGTCAGGCGATTGACTTGGCCCGCAGCTTTGGCGATGGAGGGATTTATCGTTTTCTCGCACAGGATGAGCAAACCGAAACAGTTACCCGAAATACGTTTGGAACGCTTTCTACTGTCTATCGTTTGTCGGATCGTGTTTCCGCACCCGCCAGTCCGACCTGGGGAAGCGGTACGGACTGGATAGGTAAACAACTCTGGCTACTCACTGAGGATCGTTTGGTCGGACTGGTGCAGATTGAAAACGAGGTTGAGGATACGGTTTACGGACTGAATGCCCGCTTTGTCCTGGTTGGCGGTCGAATCAACATTCTTGGTCAATATCACGAACTGGTCGAAGTGGTGCCGGATGAAGTGTATGACTACGGAGAGCTCAGCCTACGGATTCACAACGAGAATTTTGGTGGCGGGACATCCACCACGTATCAGGGAATCACGAATCGGAACGAATTGAATGCAGACGACCGGACTGCAGTCCTTCGGCTCCACGATGCCCAAGATACCCAAAACGACACTCAGATTTCGTATCCAGCTGGCACGAGGCGTTACGCCCTGGTGGAGTGTATCCGTAGCGGAAACTCCTTTGCCTCAAAAGTGGAGAACCTGTTGCCGAACGACCCAAACTTTGCGGTGATCGAGGTGACAGAACTCAGCCGGAAGTTTCGTCTAATCCAGAACCTGACTGCGGGGCCACTCGTTTACACGGGAGATATAGAGTCCGAAGGGAGCACGACCGCGACGCTTCATCGCAGTTGGTCAGAAACGGTCGACCTCCTTCTAACAAATGGGGCAGGGCAGACCACCTTGCCCATGAACTTGCAAGTTCCAGCCTATGGGCATGCAGTGGTCGTCGTAAGCTCGGAATCGCGTGATCATGACGGCAACACGCTCTTCTACGAGGATCTTTTCACCGAGGGAGATACGATTCTTGCGTTTGATCAAACTTTGGAAACTCAGGAGGACACCCAACTCGCGATCCTTTTGGATGGGTTTACAGGTCAGGAAACGCCTACTTTTGCGCTCACTTCGTTTCCGGCGAATGGGACACTCGCAGGCGTTCCTCCCGTTTTGGCTTACCGATCAAATGTCGGCTTTACTGGGACAGATTCCTTTACGTTTTCAGTTACCAACAGCGAGGGCATAAACGATGAAGGTACGGTCATGATCGAGGTGGAAGAGAAGAATGAGAAGAGTGCCTGGTATCCGTCTGGAAGTGATATTGATCGAACCTTTTCGAACATGGATCAGACGGGGTTTACCCTGGTCTTTCACGACGAGTCGGACGATCGCGGCGATGTTGCCGCTGTGACGGATTTTGATACCCCGATTACCTTGGATTACTTCGACAACAAGACCCTCACCTTTTCGTTTTCCATTAAAGACATCACAACAACGGTCGGGGCCGCGAATCTTCTGCGCGTTGGATTTCGAAACAATGATTCGGGCAGTACTTTTGACGCGACGATCCACTTCATTTTCGGCTACGGCGCGCCGGGGGACCGCCGCGATGTCCGCTTTGCTGGAAAGTCGAACACCTCTCACTTTTTCACCGGGGGACCGACCCAAGACATGAGATCGATACCGGAGGCGAATCCTCTCTTCACGGGAAATTCGAGCGAGATCACGCTGAGCCTCACCTACCTTTCCAGCAATGGCGACGGCACCCACGATTACGAAGCAAGGATCGAATGGGACGGCGGTAGCCATACCAGCACAACCATCACGCGCAACACGGATACCTGGGACAGTGCTTACATCCAGGCCAACAACCCTCTCTTTCAAGTAGCAGGCGATGGCTTTACGATTTCGGATACCGAGATCTTCGTGGAAGCCCCTTCCTTTTTCGAACTCGCCTACGATCACTGGCTTGAGTCTTACGGGATTTCCTCGTCGAGCGAAGGTTCAAACTTTGACCAAGATGAGGCGAGTGATTTGACGGAGTTTCTTCTCGGTGGAAATCCGGTGAATCCCTACCATTCTGCCTACGGTCCGCTTTCTATTTCTTCTAGCGGAAGTATCGTGACCGTATCTTTTCCACAGCGGAGGTTCTCCTCCGAGCTGGGTTTTGACTACCTTCTGAAATCTTCGACGGACCTCGTTACCTGGGAGACGGTCCTGACGGTTCCGGCGACCGCACCTCTTACAGACGGATTCGAGCTCTCGTCGGTTTTGATACCCCTTTCCACAAATCAGAAGGAGTTCTTCCGGTTGGAAGTCGATTTCTCCGACTAG
- a CDS encoding tetrahydrofolate dehydrogenase/cyclohydrolase catalytic domain-containing protein yields the protein MKIIDGNEIASEIIEELRKEVSEIKGPKPCISLIRVGNDPASISYVTKKQRVAAKIGIESRLILFEENVAKENLFEKIDTLNADPSVNGILIQAPLPEHIEEIETFNRVLPEKDVDGFSTFNIGKLCQEDPTGFVSCTPAGIMELIKRSGMETEGKHVVVLGRSLIVGKPSALLMVRKGVPGNSTITICHSRTANLAETTRQADILIAAMGRPNFVDAEMVKEGVGVIDVGINRIPDQSKKSGYRLVGDVDYESVSAKASWMTPVPGGVGPMTVAMLMKNTFRAFQLQAVRL from the coding sequence GTGAAGATTATTGACGGTAATGAAATCGCGAGCGAGATCATTGAAGAACTCCGCAAGGAAGTCAGTGAAATCAAAGGCCCAAAGCCGTGTATCTCTCTCATCCGAGTCGGTAATGATCCAGCATCGATTTCCTATGTGACCAAGAAGCAGCGCGTAGCTGCAAAGATCGGGATTGAAAGCAGGCTCATCTTGTTTGAGGAGAACGTCGCGAAAGAAAACCTCTTCGAGAAAATCGATACTCTCAACGCAGACCCTTCGGTGAATGGGATACTGATACAGGCTCCGCTTCCCGAGCACATCGAGGAGATTGAAACATTTAATAGGGTGCTTCCGGAGAAAGATGTGGATGGTTTTAGCACGTTCAACATTGGCAAACTTTGCCAGGAAGATCCAACTGGCTTTGTTTCGTGCACACCGGCTGGAATCATGGAGCTGATTAAGAGAAGCGGCATGGAAACAGAAGGTAAACATGTCGTGGTCCTTGGGCGTAGTTTGATTGTCGGTAAACCATCCGCTTTGCTGATGGTCCGAAAAGGCGTGCCGGGAAATTCCACAATCACCATTTGTCATTCTCGCACAGCGAATTTGGCGGAAACAACGCGACAGGCTGATATTCTAATCGCCGCTATGGGTCGTCCAAATTTTGTAGATGCTGAGATGGTGAAAGAAGGGGTTGGAGTGATCGACGTGGGGATCAACCGGATCCCGGACCAATCCAAGAAGAGTGGGTATCGATTGGTGGGTGACGTGGATTATGAGAGTGTCTCCGCAAAAGCCTCCTGGATGACGCCCGTGCCCGGAGGCGTGGGTCCGATGACAGTCGCCATGCTAATGAAGAACACCTTCCGGGCATTTCAGCTCCAAGCGGTTCGCCTTTGA
- the purU gene encoding formyltetrahydrofolate deformylase has protein sequence MSDSVDLRLVARCPDQIGIIAEVARSISSRGGNIVEANQYEDPATRTFFMRYDFQVDSDGSDALNRFEENFRPVGERLQMEWRITNVNRRERVVFLVSKFDHCLAYLLHRWKVGDLRIDIPCVISNHESLRDLVTWYDIPYHYIPVPKEPNAKAVAFQQTASTIEEAAPGTIVLARYMQIFPSWLCKKYRHRVINIHHSFLPSFIGAKPYHQAAARGVKLIGATCHYVTEDLDEGPIIEQDVVRVRHSDTIQDMVRLGKDVENTVLSRGLRYHLEDRVLVHGNKTILFN, from the coding sequence ATGAGTGATTCCGTTGATCTCCGGCTCGTTGCGAGATGCCCGGATCAAATCGGAATCATAGCGGAAGTTGCTCGCTCGATCTCGTCCAGGGGAGGGAATATTGTTGAAGCCAATCAATATGAGGACCCGGCGACGAGGACGTTCTTTATGCGATACGACTTTCAGGTGGACTCTGATGGCTCCGATGCACTGAACAGATTCGAAGAAAACTTTCGTCCGGTCGGTGAGAGATTGCAGATGGAATGGCGGATTACGAATGTCAACCGGCGAGAGCGGGTGGTCTTCCTCGTCAGCAAGTTCGATCACTGTTTAGCCTATCTTCTTCATCGGTGGAAAGTCGGCGATCTGAGAATTGATATCCCCTGTGTCATTTCAAACCACGAGTCTCTTCGAGACTTGGTGACTTGGTATGACATCCCCTATCACTACATTCCAGTACCTAAGGAGCCGAACGCGAAGGCTGTAGCGTTTCAGCAAACTGCGAGCACAATCGAAGAGGCGGCACCCGGAACAATCGTTCTTGCCCGCTACATGCAGATCTTCCCTTCATGGCTCTGCAAAAAGTATCGCCACAGGGTGATCAACATTCATCACAGTTTCCTTCCTTCTTTCATTGGTGCGAAGCCCTACCATCAGGCTGCGGCGAGGGGCGTCAAACTAATCGGGGCGACCTGTCATTATGTTACCGAAGATTTGGACGAAGGGCCGATCATCGAGCAGGATGTAGTTCGCGTTCGGCACAGTGATACGATCCAGGATATGGTGCGTCTCGGCAAAGACGTTGAGAATACAGTCTTGTCGCGCGGTCTTCGCTACCACCTCGAAGACCGGGTCTTGGTTCATGGTAATAAGACCATTCTTTTCAACTGA
- a CDS encoding aminomethyl transferase family protein — MTTKNLEEKLQEHSSPVDMLRHAQVGGYDFPFPAQYTNWRDEQRAWQESVVLFDQSFHMTDVYFEGPDVKRLLSDVMVNTLKNFGKDKAKQIVACNYDGYVIGDAILFGHTDSKVSVVGRPSVPNWVHFHAETGDYDVEVTRDERTVSNDGSRLIYRYQIQGPNALDLIKSVHEGEFPEIKFFNLGDLKIAGKKVRALNHNMSRMGGLELHGPVEDRDVILEVLQKAGPEFGLVMGGSRAYSTVSPESGWIPSPMPAIYSGDQMKPYREWLSADGFEANASLGGSFYSDKIEDYYQTPWDLGYGRHVKFDHEFVGRGALEKMVDRPHKRKVWLKWDNEDVLKVFASQLGGGEPFKYMEVPNAYYSTLPFDKVLLEDEFVGLSTYTVYTTNVGSWFSLAMIDEDIADGSEVNVIWGEEDGGSRKPIVERHKQTSIRATLSYHRLNDE, encoded by the coding sequence ATGACTACGAAGAACTTAGAAGAAAAGCTGCAGGAACATTCAAGCCCGGTGGACATGCTTCGCCATGCTCAGGTGGGAGGCTATGACTTTCCTTTTCCTGCCCAATACACGAACTGGAGAGATGAGCAGAGGGCTTGGCAGGAAAGTGTGGTGCTCTTTGATCAATCGTTCCACATGACCGATGTCTATTTCGAAGGCCCGGACGTCAAACGACTTCTGTCGGATGTGATGGTGAACACCTTGAAGAACTTCGGTAAAGACAAAGCCAAGCAAATCGTGGCCTGTAACTACGATGGCTACGTAATCGGCGATGCGATTCTCTTTGGCCACACAGACTCGAAGGTCAGTGTAGTCGGGAGACCTTCGGTTCCGAATTGGGTTCATTTTCATGCAGAAACGGGTGATTACGATGTCGAGGTCACTCGGGACGAGCGAACGGTTAGCAACGACGGCTCGCGGTTGATCTACCGCTACCAAATCCAAGGGCCGAACGCCCTCGATTTGATTAAGAGCGTCCATGAGGGAGAGTTTCCGGAGATCAAGTTCTTCAATCTTGGGGACTTGAAGATCGCCGGGAAGAAGGTTCGTGCCCTCAACCACAACATGTCGCGGATGGGTGGTCTTGAGCTTCACGGTCCCGTCGAAGATCGGGATGTCATTCTGGAGGTGCTCCAGAAGGCTGGGCCCGAGTTCGGTCTCGTCATGGGCGGGAGTCGAGCTTACTCGACCGTATCGCCCGAGAGCGGCTGGATTCCTTCTCCGATGCCGGCAATCTACTCCGGCGATCAGATGAAACCTTACCGCGAATGGTTGAGCGCAGATGGCTTCGAAGCAAATGCGTCGCTCGGAGGTAGTTTTTACTCGGATAAGATTGAAGACTACTATCAAACTCCATGGGACCTAGGATACGGCCGCCATGTGAAGTTTGACCATGAGTTCGTTGGTCGCGGTGCTTTGGAGAAAATGGTCGACCGCCCTCACAAGCGAAAAGTGTGGCTCAAGTGGGATAACGAGGACGTTCTCAAGGTATTCGCGAGCCAACTTGGGGGAGGAGAGCCGTTTAAGTATATGGAGGTGCCGAACGCTTACTACTCTACACTACCATTCGATAAGGTCTTATTGGAGGACGAGTTCGTTGGATTGTCTACCTACACCGTCTACACGACAAATGTGGGGAGTTGGTTTTCGCTTGCCATGATTGACGAAGACATTGCCGATGGGTCTGAAGTCAATGTCATTTGGGGCGAAGAGGACGGGGGTTCCCGCAAGCCAATCGTCGAAAGGCACAAGCAGACCAGTATCCGTGCGACGTTGTCGTATCATCGTCTGAATGATGAGTGA